One stretch of Arcobacter sp. F155 DNA includes these proteins:
- the fbaA gene encoding class II fructose-bisphosphate aldolase, with amino-acid sequence MAVLDVVKPGVLSGSEAKKLFAYAKENKFAIPAVNVVGTDSVNAVLEAAAKVNSPVIIQFSNGGAQYFAGKGLKTADAAVLGGVSGAIHVHTMAEAYGIPVILHTDHAARKLLPWIDGLLEAGKKHFEKTGKPLYTSHMLDLSEESLEDNIGTCVEYFKTMNELDMMIEIELGITGGEEDGVDNTDVDNALLYTQPEEVCYAYEELSKVSENFTIAASFGNVHGVYKPGNVVLSPKILENSQKFIEEKHSTATKPVDFVFHGGSGSELHEIREAIEYGVIKMNIDTDTQWSFWDGVRAYEAKNHDYLQGQIGNPDGEDKPNKSYYDPRKWLRAGQESMISRLETAYSDLCSINKN; translated from the coding sequence GTGGCTGTATTAGATGTTGTTAAACCTGGTGTATTAAGTGGAAGTGAGGCAAAAAAACTTTTTGCCTATGCAAAGGAAAATAAATTTGCTATTCCTGCTGTAAATGTAGTAGGAACGGATTCTGTAAATGCGGTATTAGAAGCTGCAGCAAAAGTTAATTCACCAGTAATTATACAATTTTCAAATGGTGGAGCACAATATTTTGCAGGGAAAGGTCTTAAAACTGCTGACGCAGCAGTTTTAGGAGGAGTAAGTGGAGCTATTCATGTTCATACAATGGCAGAAGCTTATGGTATCCCTGTTATTTTACATACTGACCACGCTGCAAGAAAACTTTTACCATGGATTGATGGTTTACTTGAAGCTGGTAAAAAACACTTTGAAAAAACTGGTAAACCTTTATATACTTCTCATATGTTAGACCTTTCAGAAGAGTCTTTAGAAGATAATATTGGAACATGTGTTGAGTACTTCAAAACAATGAATGAACTTGATATGATGATTGAGATTGAGCTTGGAATTACTGGTGGGGAAGAAGATGGTGTAGACAACACAGATGTTGACAATGCATTACTTTATACTCAACCAGAAGAAGTATGTTATGCATATGAAGAGTTATCAAAAGTTTCTGAAAACTTCACAATTGCGGCATCATTCGGTAACGTTCATGGTGTTTATAAACCAGGGAATGTTGTATTAAGCCCAAAAATCTTAGAAAATTCTCAAAAATTTATTGAAGAAAAACACAGTACAGCTACTAAACCAGTTGACTTTGTTTTCCATGGTGGTTCAGGTTCTGAGCTTCATGAAATTAGAGAAGCTATTGAGTATGGTGTTATTAAAATGAATATTGATACTGATACACAATGGTCATTCTGGGATGGTGTAAGAGCTTACGAAGCTAAAAACCATGACTATTTACAAGGTCAAATTGGTAACCCTGATGGTGAAGATAAGCCAAATAAGTCTTACTATGACCCAAGAAAATGGTTAAGAGCAGGACAAGAGTCTATGATTTCTAGACTTGAAACAGCTTACTCTGACCTTTGTTCTATTAACAAAAACTAG
- a CDS encoding response regulator transcription factor, translated as MKILLLEDDFMLNEMIDEYLTSTGHLIKSTSTGNECLKLLEDQEFDLLILDINVPDINGFTILETLHNQKRDIPTIYISALIDIEDISRAFDIGCYDYLKKPFHLKELTIRINRLLKNQITPTQHKRLSKSYSFDCENLTLYFNNEPHILPRRQIKIIEVLAKNRSLIVDYDMFKEYAYAGDEVDISTIRSEINRVKKVLKEDFIINIRGSGYMIKIPQ; from the coding sequence ATGAAAATACTTCTACTTGAAGATGATTTTATGCTTAATGAGATGATAGATGAATATTTAACATCAACAGGACACTTAATAAAAAGTACAAGCACAGGAAATGAGTGTTTAAAGCTGTTAGAAGACCAAGAGTTTGATTTATTAATATTGGATATTAATGTTCCTGATATTAATGGCTTTACTATTTTAGAAACTCTTCATAATCAAAAAAGAGATATTCCTACGATTTATATTTCTGCACTTATTGATATAGAAGATATTTCAAGGGCTTTTGATATTGGCTGTTATGATTATCTAAAAAAACCTTTTCACCTAAAAGAATTAACTATTAGAATAAATAGATTACTAAAAAATCAAATCACACCTACTCAACATAAAAGATTGTCAAAATCATATAGTTTTGATTGTGAGAATTTAACTTTATACTTTAACAATGAACCACACATTTTACCAAGAAGACAAATAAAAATTATTGAAGTATTAGCAAAAAATAGAAGTCTGATAGTTGATTATGATATGTTTAAAGAGTATGCATATGCTGGAGATGAAGTTGATATTTCAACAATTAGGTCTGAAATAAATAGAGTGAAAAAAGTTTTAAAAGAGGATTTTATTATAAATATCAGAGGTAGTGGTTATATGATAAAAATACCACAATAA
- a CDS encoding FIST N-terminal domain-containing protein — translation MKTSNFIIKNNQLYNSINYNKFKTQENILIQVFCGQNRKNLQEILNTLKKELPQSVCIASSTDGEIYENSVSTLNTVISISTFENTTFEATYFDEKTSFENGTKIAKSLIKEETKLLICFTDGEKTNGEEFLKGIETVNNKVPICGGMAADNASFTQTFIAINNQIYTSGAVAVSLNSKNLDVKTAFNFNWSAIGISHRIDEVKDNRVYKISGLKSLDFYEKYLGEYVAKSLPATGIEFPLIVKRNGVSLARAVIKKHDDGSLSFAGNLLKGDKVKLGFGNIELIMNNPLKSLFKTDNINNTQSFFIYSCMARRRYMPNIIDLEIEPFSKIAPTSGFFTYGEFYHNKEKNSNQFLNQTLTVVALSEKEDSVKTKTFPPKEENQISEHARSLQALTHLIQQSTKDYNEQSKKLEEKTLYSEQLLNLQKQFLKHSVHETNTPLSVIMGNIDMYKMEHGKNKYISNIEIAMKTLYNIYDDLSYLIKKDHVHRVKHQINLVDFLRSRIEFFSLIARKAKLDFNFQTSLKEIYVFFDETKLQRIVDNNLTNAIKYTLPKNKIDISIEKIDSKTVLKITSISKQILDKRKIFEEYYREQTTQNGFGLGLNLVKRICEEEDVKIELESNKDFASFIYTFKDTKNENTST, via the coding sequence ATGAAAACATCTAATTTTATTATTAAAAATAATCAACTTTATAACTCAATCAACTATAATAAATTTAAAACCCAAGAAAACATACTTATTCAAGTCTTTTGTGGACAAAATAGAAAAAACTTACAAGAGATTTTAAATACTTTAAAAAAAGAATTACCCCAAAGTGTATGCATAGCCTCATCAACTGATGGAGAGATTTATGAAAACAGTGTTTCTACTTTAAACACCGTAATTAGCATATCTACTTTTGAAAACACTACTTTTGAAGCTACTTATTTTGATGAAAAAACAAGTTTTGAAAATGGCACAAAAATAGCGAAAAGCTTAATTAAAGAAGAGACTAAACTTCTTATTTGTTTTACTGATGGAGAAAAAACAAATGGAGAAGAGTTTTTAAAAGGTATTGAAACAGTTAATAATAAAGTTCCTATTTGTGGAGGAATGGCAGCAGATAATGCTAGTTTTACTCAAACATTTATTGCAATAAACAATCAAATCTATACAAGTGGAGCAGTTGCAGTTTCCCTTAACTCTAAAAACTTAGATGTAAAAACAGCTTTTAACTTCAATTGGTCTGCTATAGGGATTTCCCATAGAATAGATGAAGTAAAAGATAACCGTGTTTATAAAATATCAGGACTTAAATCTTTAGATTTTTATGAAAAATACCTAGGAGAATATGTTGCAAAATCTTTGCCTGCAACAGGAATTGAGTTTCCATTAATAGTGAAAAGAAATGGTGTTTCATTAGCAAGAGCTGTAATAAAAAAACATGATGATGGAAGTTTGAGTTTTGCAGGAAATCTTTTAAAAGGTGATAAAGTAAAACTTGGGTTTGGAAATATAGAGCTTATTATGAACAACCCACTTAAGTCATTATTTAAAACAGATAATATAAATAATACCCAAAGCTTTTTTATCTATTCTTGTATGGCTAGACGAAGATATATGCCCAATATTATTGATTTAGAGATTGAACCTTTTTCAAAAATTGCCCCAACTTCTGGTTTTTTTACCTATGGAGAGTTTTATCACAATAAAGAGAAAAACTCAAATCAGTTTTTAAATCAAACACTTACAGTTGTAGCTTTAAGTGAAAAAGAAGACTCAGTTAAAACAAAAACCTTCCCTCCTAAAGAAGAGAATCAAATAAGTGAACATGCAAGAAGTTTACAAGCATTAACCCACTTAATTCAACAATCAACAAAAGATTATAATGAGCAATCAAAAAAACTTGAAGAGAAAACTTTATACTCAGAACAACTTTTAAACTTACAAAAACAGTTTTTAAAACACTCAGTACATGAAACAAATACTCCTTTATCTGTTATCATGGGAAATATTGATATGTACAAGATGGAACATGGTAAAAATAAATATATTTCAAATATAGAAATAGCAATGAAAACCCTTTATAATATCTATGATGACTTAAGCTATTTAATAAAAAAAGACCATGTGCATAGAGTAAAACATCAAATAAATCTTGTAGATTTTCTAAGAAGTAGAATTGAGTTTTTTTCTCTTATTGCAAGAAAAGCAAAACTTGATTTTAACTTTCAAACTTCTTTAAAAGAGATTTATGTTTTCTTTGATGAAACAAAACTTCAAAGAATAGTTGACAATAATTTAACAAATGCAATTAAATATACTTTACCTAAAAATAAGATTGATATTTCAATAGAAAAAATTGATTCTAAAACAGTTTTAAAAATAACTAGTATCTCAAAACAGATACTAGATAAAAGAAAGATATTTGAAGAATATTATAGAGAACAAACCACTCAAAATGGCTTTGGATTAGGATTAAACTTAGTAAAAAGAATTTGTGAAGAAGAAGATGTAAAAATTGAGCTTGAATCTAATAAAGATTTTGCATCTTTTATCTATACTTTTAAGGATACAAAAAATGAAAATACTTCTACTTGA
- a CDS encoding aldehyde dehydrogenase family protein: MGGQWIAPKSGEYFENISPVDGEVLTKIPRSNEQDVEAAVQAAKTAFETFKHSTVVERSTMLNKVADAIEANLERLAIAETLDNGKTVRETLAADIPLVVDHFRYFASVIRSESGSVADLDGTTVSQEIYEPFGVVAQIIPWNFPLLMAAWKLAPALAAGNCIVLKPASATPMSIILMMEIIADVLPAGTVNVINGAGGRIGKYLSTHPDVKKVGFTGETTTGQLIMQYATENIIPSTLELGGKSPNVFFESIMDADDEFFDKAIEGLVLFAFNSGEVCTCPSRALIQESIYEPFMKRVLERIEAITLGDPLHPNNMMGAQCSQNQKEKILEYIKIGKEEGAECLIGGEALENSKYPNGFYIKPTVFKGNNKMRIFQEEIFGPVLAVTTFKDEQEAIEIANDTMYGLGAGVWSRDAHQLHNMSRAIQAGRVWVNCYHLYPSHASFGGYKKSGIGRETHMMMLNSYRHTKNILTSYSKNALGFF, from the coding sequence ATAGGTGGGCAGTGGATTGCTCCAAAAAGTGGAGAGTACTTTGAAAATATTTCACCTGTAGATGGAGAAGTTCTTACAAAGATTCCAAGATCAAATGAGCAAGATGTTGAAGCTGCTGTTCAAGCTGCAAAAACTGCTTTTGAAACATTTAAGCACTCAACAGTAGTTGAAAGAAGTACTATGTTAAATAAAGTTGCAGATGCTATTGAAGCAAATCTTGAGAGATTAGCAATTGCTGAAACTTTAGATAATGGAAAAACTGTTAGAGAAACTTTAGCAGCTGATATTCCTCTTGTGGTTGATCACTTTAGATATTTTGCTTCAGTTATTAGAAGTGAATCAGGAAGTGTAGCTGATTTAGATGGAACAACAGTTTCTCAAGAGATTTATGAGCCATTTGGTGTTGTTGCACAGATTATTCCTTGGAACTTCCCACTTCTAATGGCTGCTTGGAAACTTGCACCTGCTTTAGCTGCTGGAAATTGTATTGTATTAAAACCAGCAAGTGCTACACCTATGTCAATTATTTTAATGATGGAAATTATTGCTGATGTATTACCAGCTGGAACTGTAAATGTAATCAATGGAGCAGGGGGAAGAATTGGTAAATACCTTTCAACTCATCCAGATGTTAAAAAAGTTGGGTTTACAGGTGAGACTACAACTGGTCAGTTAATCATGCAATATGCAACTGAAAATATCATTCCTTCAACATTAGAGCTTGGTGGAAAATCACCAAATGTATTCTTTGAGTCAATTATGGATGCGGATGATGAGTTTTTTGATAAAGCAATTGAAGGACTAGTTTTATTCGCATTTAATAGTGGTGAAGTTTGTACTTGTCCATCAAGAGCACTTATTCAAGAATCAATTTATGAACCGTTTATGAAAAGAGTATTAGAAAGAATTGAAGCTATTACTTTAGGTGACCCATTACATCCAAATAATATGATGGGAGCACAATGTTCACAAAATCAAAAAGAGAAGATTTTAGAGTATATTAAAATTGGTAAAGAAGAAGGTGCTGAGTGTCTAATTGGTGGTGAAGCTTTAGAGAATAGTAAATATCCAAATGGTTTTTATATCAAGCCAACAGTATTTAAGGGTAACAATAAAATGAGAATCTTCCAAGAAGAGATTTTTGGGCCAGTACTTGCTGTAACTACATTTAAAGATGAGCAAGAAGCAATAGAGATTGCAAATGATACTATGTATGGACTTGGTGCTGGTGTTTGGTCTAGAGATGCACACCAGTTACACAATATGAGTAGAGCAATTCAAGCAGGTAGAGTTTGGGTGAATTGTTACCACTTATATCCTTCTCATGCATCATTTGGTGGATATAAAAAATCTGGTATCGGAAGAGAGACTCATATGATGATGTTAAACTCTTATAGACATACAAAAAATATCTTAACTTCATATAGCAAAAATGCTTTAGGATTTTTCTAA
- a CDS encoding DUF779 domain-containing protein produces the protein MSVKRVEATQEAKEVIEMLKKEYGELVFNQSGGCCDGTAPMCYEKSDFYVPSRNVKLGEICGCEFFIDSEQFEYFRHSQIIVDVKKEQGAFGNSFSLEIDHGYQFITKSRIFTDEEYKSLED, from the coding sequence ATGAGTGTAAAAAGAGTTGAGGCAACACAAGAAGCAAAAGAAGTAATAGAAATGCTTAAAAAAGAGTATGGGGAGCTTGTTTTTAATCAAAGTGGTGGTTGTTGCGATGGAACTGCACCTATGTGTTATGAAAAAAGTGATTTTTATGTTCCAAGTAGAAATGTAAAGCTTGGGGAGATTTGTGGTTGTGAATTTTTTATTGATAGTGAACAGTTTGAGTATTTTAGGCACTCTCAAATTATAGTTGATGTAAAAAAGGAGCAAGGAGCTTTTGGAAACTCTTTTTCTTTGGAGATAGACCACGGCTATCAGTTTATTACAAAATCAAGAATCTTTACAGATGAAGAGTACAAAAGCTTAGAAGATTAA
- a CDS encoding biopolymer transporter ExbD, producing the protein MKRRETLGIDLTPVIDVVFILLIFFIVTSVFKKDELALMLDLPEADAKAVEIDEDQVFIELNKTKLAIKGIEVSFESLEDNLKEIKNKKKPIIVKIDKKVEYERVVKVLDLLQKYNLNNLALVTKENKSKED; encoded by the coding sequence ATGAAAAGAAGAGAAACTTTAGGAATAGATTTAACACCTGTTATTGATGTTGTATTTATTCTTTTAATCTTTTTTATTGTTACATCTGTTTTCAAAAAAGATGAACTAGCACTTATGCTTGATTTACCAGAAGCTGATGCAAAAGCAGTGGAAATAGATGAAGACCAAGTCTTCATTGAACTAAATAAAACAAAGTTAGCAATAAAAGGTATTGAAGTATCTTTTGAGTCTTTAGAAGACAATTTAAAAGAGATTAAAAATAAGAAAAAACCAATAATAGTAAAAATAGATAAAAAAGTTGAGTATGAAAGAGTTGTAAAAGTTCTTGACTTACTTCAAAAGTACAATTTAAATAACTTAGCTCTAGTAACAAAAGAGAATAAAAGTAAAGAGGATTAA
- a CDS encoding MotA/TolQ/ExbB proton channel family protein produces the protein MNIMEYIDKGGIIVYILIFLNIIGFTIIIWKFLTIPRKKAMVEKIKRKVNEENFKTIEVQIEYEVKRLESGLTYIKNIASVAPLLGLLGTVYGVYKAFEAITQKGLGDPTVFSSGISVALITTITGLIVAIPHHIAYNHFISLLDSIELKAKKEIIGKL, from the coding sequence ATGAATATTATGGAATATATTGACAAAGGTGGTATTATTGTTTATATACTTATCTTTTTAAATATTATTGGTTTTACTATTATTATTTGGAAATTTTTAACAATACCTAGAAAAAAAGCAATGGTTGAAAAAATTAAAAGAAAAGTAAATGAAGAAAATTTTAAAACTATTGAAGTTCAAATAGAGTATGAAGTAAAAAGATTAGAAAGTGGTTTAACTTATATTAAAAACATAGCTTCTGTTGCTCCTCTTTTAGGTCTTTTAGGAACTGTTTATGGAGTATATAAAGCCTTTGAAGCAATTACACAAAAAGGTTTAGGTGACCCTACTGTTTTTTCAAGTGGAATTTCAGTTGCTCTTATTACAACTATTACTGGACTTATTGTTGCTATTCCTCACCATATAGCATATAACCATTTTATTTCACTTTTAGACTCAATTGAGCTTAAAGCAAAAAAAGAGATTATTGGTAAGCTATGA
- a CDS encoding 1-aminocyclopropane-1-carboxylate deaminase/D-cysteine desulfhydrase: protein MNYINSPIEKIKFRNRQIYLKRDDLLDKHFSGNKARKFYYYLINDLKNIDKIISFGSAQANSLYSLSVLGKIRNTNIDFYVNHISSYLKENPHGNYKAALENGVNIIEDENFDFEKYKVKKNEILIEEGARVKEAEFGIKILAHEINSWAEENKIKNLKIFLPSGTGTTALFLQKHLEFEVLTVACVGGSEYLKKQFFHLESNEKFHPKIIEMPRKYHFGKLYKEFYEVYEELLETTKIEFDLLYDPLGFLSMQKYLNENENSDEILYIHQGGILGNESMKPRYERKFNK, encoded by the coding sequence ATGAATTATATAAACTCTCCCATAGAAAAAATTAAATTTAGAAATAGACAAATCTATTTAAAAAGAGATGACCTTTTAGATAAGCATTTTAGTGGAAATAAAGCAAGAAAATTTTACTACTATTTGATAAATGACTTAAAAAATATAGATAAAATAATTAGTTTTGGTTCAGCTCAAGCAAACTCTTTATACTCACTTTCCGTATTAGGAAAGATAAGAAATACTAATATTGACTTTTATGTAAATCATATAAGTTCATATCTAAAAGAGAATCCTCATGGAAATTATAAAGCAGCTTTAGAAAATGGTGTAAATATAATTGAAGATGAAAATTTTGATTTTGAAAAATATAAAGTAAAGAAAAATGAAATCTTAATAGAAGAGGGTGCAAGGGTAAAAGAAGCCGAGTTTGGTATAAAAATCTTAGCCCATGAAATCAACTCTTGGGCAGAAGAGAATAAAATAAAAAATTTAAAAATATTTTTGCCAAGTGGTACAGGAACAACAGCACTTTTTTTACAAAAGCATTTAGAGTTTGAAGTTTTAACAGTAGCTTGTGTTGGTGGAAGTGAATATTTAAAAAAGCAGTTTTTTCATCTTGAAAGTAATGAAAAATTTCATCCAAAAATAATAGAAATGCCAAGAAAATATCACTTTGGAAAATTGTATAAAGAGTTTTATGAAGTTTATGAAGAGCTTTTAGAAACTACAAAGATTGAGTTTGATTTACTTTATGACCCTTTAGGATTTTTAAGTATGCAAAAGTACTTAAATGAAAATGAAAACAGTGATGAAATTTTGTATATTCATCAAGGTGGAATCTTAGGAAATGAGAGTATGAAACCAAGATATGAGAGAAAATTTAACAAGTAA
- a CDS encoding shikimate kinase, with the protein MGVGKGTVARALVKSSDYFAIDTDDLIESVENRRVKKIFKDEGEPYFRSLEKKCALWLEKNVDNTIISTGGGFFKQENIHKIGTIIYLESSFDGILNRIHSAPNAKSKLKKRPLLSNLDEAKKLYNQRVEDYKRVSDITVNVENKDLNLIVEEILGKVNENN; encoded by the coding sequence ATGGGAGTTGGTAAAGGAACGGTTGCAAGAGCCTTAGTTAAATCAAGTGACTATTTTGCAATTGATACTGATGACTTAATTGAGAGTGTTGAGAATAGAAGAGTAAAGAAAATATTTAAAGATGAAGGTGAGCCTTACTTTAGAAGCTTAGAAAAGAAGTGTGCTCTTTGGCTTGAAAAAAATGTTGATAATACGATTATCTCAACTGGTGGAGGTTTCTTTAAACAAGAAAATATCCATAAGATAGGAACAATAATCTATTTAGAATCAAGCTTTGATGGGATTTTAAATAGAATACATTCTGCCCCCAATGCAAAATCAAAACTTAAAAAAAGACCACTTTTAAGTAATCTGGATGAAGCTAAAAAGCTTTATAATCAAAGAGTTGAAGATTACAAAAGAGTTTCTGATATAACAGTAAATGTTGAAAATAAAGATTTGAACTTAATAGTAGAAGAAATTTTAGGAAAAGTAAATGAAAATAATTAA
- the hisD gene encoding histidinol dehydrogenase, whose protein sequence is MKIINTNNADFKQEFENILARAKTDIKEVSSIVTGIIDEIVEDGNKALKNHIEKFDKWEVKSDEELQISKDDMKKAYENIDEKLKEALHIAYDRIKTYHEKQLPKSWIDFEKNGTILGQKVTPVDRAGLYIPGGKAAYPSSLLMNAIPAIVAGVEEIVVCTPTPNNEVNELLLAACHICGIEKAFKVGGASAVAAMAYGTETIPKVDVITGPGNIFVATAKKLVFGEVHIDMIAGPSEIGILADSTAKPKYLAIDLLSQAEHDEMASSIMITIDEEVAKQTSIEVENYLQTLSREEIARKSIEDRGAIIVASSMDEAIELMNEIAPEHLEVMTANSFELLPKIKHAGAIFLGENTPEPIGDYIAGPNHTLPTGSTAKFYSPLNVENFLKKSSIINFSKQAIDELGEACALLADTEGLTAHAKSVRVRLEDK, encoded by the coding sequence ATGAAAATAATTAATACTAATAATGCAGATTTTAAACAAGAGTTTGAAAATATTTTAGCAAGAGCTAAAACTGATATTAAAGAGGTGTCATCAATTGTAACTGGAATTATTGATGAAATCGTAGAAGATGGAAATAAAGCTTTAAAAAACCACATTGAAAAGTTTGATAAGTGGGAAGTTAAAAGTGACGAAGAGCTTCAAATTTCAAAAGATGATATGAAAAAAGCTTATGAAAACATTGATGAAAAACTAAAAGAAGCTTTACATATTGCATACGATAGAATCAAAACTTATCACGAAAAACAACTACCAAAATCTTGGATTGACTTTGAAAAAAATGGAACTATCTTAGGGCAAAAAGTAACTCCTGTTGATAGAGCTGGACTTTATATTCCTGGTGGAAAAGCTGCTTACCCAAGTAGTTTACTTATGAATGCAATTCCTGCAATCGTTGCTGGTGTTGAAGAGATTGTAGTATGTACTCCAACTCCAAATAATGAAGTAAATGAACTATTACTTGCAGCATGTCATATTTGTGGTATTGAAAAAGCTTTCAAAGTAGGTGGAGCATCTGCTGTTGCTGCTATGGCTTATGGAACTGAAACTATTCCAAAGGTTGATGTAATTACAGGGCCTGGAAATATCTTCGTTGCAACTGCTAAAAAGCTTGTATTTGGAGAAGTTCATATTGATATGATTGCAGGGCCTTCAGAAATTGGAATTTTAGCTGACAGTACAGCTAAACCAAAATACTTAGCAATTGACCTTTTATCTCAAGCAGAGCATGATGAAATGGCAAGTTCTATTATGATTACTATTGATGAAGAAGTTGCAAAACAAACAAGTATTGAAGTAGAAAACTACTTACAAACTCTAAGTAGAGAAGAGATTGCTAGAAAATCAATTGAAGATAGAGGAGCTATTATTGTTGCTTCTTCTATGGATGAAGCAATTGAACTTATGAATGAGATTGCACCAGAGCACTTAGAAGTTATGACTGCAAACTCTTTTGAGCTTTTACCAAAGATTAAACACGCAGGTGCAATTTTCTTAGGTGAAAATACTCCTGAACCAATTGGTGATTATATTGCTGGACCAAACCACACACTTCCTACTGGAAGTACAGCTAAGTTTTACAGTCCTTTAAATGTAGAAAACTTCTTAAAGAAAAGTTCAATTATCAACTTCTCTAAACAAGCAATTGATGAGTTAGGTGAAGCTTGTGCCTTACTAGCTGATACAGAAGGTTTAACAGCTCACGCAAAATCTGTTAGAGTAAGACTGGAAGATAAATAG
- a CDS encoding DUF2018 family protein, with translation MEKNWLLEDEDDIFTGTPKSKYFDVTRQASKEVVEDEFDKLLEKVAVMEKLLTEVKGEDFDINNEVRTQVLTNSEEIERMKKGLYLELTGDIICRLDS, from the coding sequence ATGGAAAAAAACTGGCTTTTAGAAGATGAAGATGATATCTTTACAGGAACACCAAAGTCTAAATATTTTGATGTAACAAGACAAGCAAGTAAAGAGGTTGTTGAAGATGAGTTTGACAAGCTTCTGGAAAAAGTTGCTGTTATGGAAAAGCTTTTAACAGAAGTTAAAGGTGAAGATTTCGATATTAACAATGAAGTTAGAACACAAGTTTTAACAAACAGCGAAGAGATTGAAAGAATGAAAAAAGGTCTGTACTTAGAGCTTACAGGCGATATTATTTGTAGATTAGATTCATAA
- a CDS encoding polyprenyl synthetase family protein, with protein sequence MEELQEVKNKIKSFIEECNDEKSLELLDKLATGKMLRSKLILKIAGVNEESIKLCAVVEMIHAASLLHDDVIDEADTRRGKPSINALYDNKTSIMFGDVLYSKAFTELSQMNRDVAYNVSNAVTLLSIGEMLDVNLTNEFNSSYDKYLDMIYKKTASLIEASAKSAAILAGLDKEKYALYGKNLGLAFQMIDDILDITQDSATLGKPAMLDFVEGKVTIPYLLLHERLEDKTKLESLYKKELSQDESSWIKEQMISTNALADSIAKAKELGVEAIEAVKEEMESSDSMSEEGSSNRNESLVQIMSAMIEREF encoded by the coding sequence GTGGAAGAGTTACAAGAAGTTAAAAACAAAATAAAAAGTTTCATTGAAGAGTGTAACGATGAAAAGAGTTTAGAGTTATTAGATAAATTAGCAACTGGAAAGATGTTAAGGTCTAAACTTATTTTGAAAATTGCAGGTGTAAATGAAGAATCAATCAAACTTTGTGCAGTAGTTGAGATGATTCATGCAGCATCACTTTTACATGATGATGTTATTGATGAAGCAGATACTAGAAGAGGTAAACCTTCAATCAACGCTTTATATGATAATAAGACTTCGATTATGTTTGGAGATGTTTTATATTCAAAAGCCTTTACTGAACTTTCTCAAATGAATAGAGATGTGGCATACAATGTTTCAAATGCGGTTACTCTTTTAAGTATTGGAGAGATGTTAGATGTAAATTTAACAAATGAGTTTAACTCTTCATATGATAAGTATCTTGATATGATTTATAAAAAGACAGCATCATTAATAGAAGCAAGTGCAAAATCTGCTGCTATTTTAGCTGGATTAGATAAAGAGAAATATGCACTTTATGGCAAAAACCTTGGTCTTGCTTTTCAAATGATTGATGATATTTTAGATATCACTCAAGATAGTGCTACTTTAGGAAAACCTGCAATGCTTGATTTTGTTGAAGGGAAAGTAACTATTCCTTACTTACTACTTCATGAAAGATTAGAAGATAAAACAAAATTAGAAAGCTTATACAAAAAAGAGTTATCTCAAGATGAAAGCTCTTGGATAAAAGAACAAATGATAAGTACAAATGCACTTGCTGATTCTATTGCAAAAGCAAAAGAGCTTGGAGTTGAAGCAATCGAAGCAGTTAAAGAAGAGATGGAATCTTCTGACTCAATGTCAGAAGAAGGTTCATCGAATAGGAATGAATCTTTAGTTCAAATTATGAGTGCAATGATTGAAAGAGAGTTTTAA